CCGTTCATTTGGAAAACTGGCCAAGAGTAAACGAGAATTATCAAGACGAAAAATTAGAGGAGGAGATGAGGTTGGCGCGAGTTTTTGTGGAGCAGATTCATGCCAAACGCCACGAGGCGGGAATAAAGCTTAGACAACCATTGGCAAAAGCTATAATTAAAGGGAACAATCTTAAGATCTCTTTGGAGATAATTAAAATTATCGGGGAGGAGCTTAATGTTAAAAAAATAGAAGTCAAACAAGCATCAAAAGAATCGATTGAGCTAGATACTGTTATCACTAAAGAGTTAGAATTAGAAGGGCAATTTCGCGATTTTATAAGGAGTATTCAAGAGTTAAGAAAATCTTCCAATGTAGCTTACGATCAAATAGTGGCAGTAACTTATGAGGATACGGTAGGGAATAGGGAGGTGGTGGAAAAATACAAAGATGAAATTTGCAAGCAAGCTTTGTTGTCAAAGCTAATTCCTAATGAATCCTTTAAAATCCTTTAACCCTCTTTTAGTACTCCCGGTTGTTATTATCACCACTCTCGGTCTTGCCGTGCTTTTTTCTACTTCGGCATCGTTGGCTTTTGATCAAGCTCAATTTTTACTTATAGGCATAATACTTTTTGGCGCAATATCTTTTTTGGACCTGGATTTATTAGATAAGTTTTCCTTACCAATTTTTTTGGTTTGTCTTGTTATAAATATTCTGCCACTTTTTATAGGATCCGAGATTAGAGGTTCTAGGCGGTGGATACAGATTGGAGATTTTGGTTTTCAAACATCCGAGGTGTTGAAGTTGGGGTTTGCAGTTTTTTTATCTTCTAATTTAAGTCGCCTTAACATTAATAAGCCCTCTCTTAAACTTTTCTTTTTTATAATTTTAACTTTAATCTCACTGGTAATCGTTTTTTTGGAGCCTGACCTTGGAACCACGGGGATTCTATTTTTGTCCTTATTGGCTTTAGTTATTTTTAAGGGTCTATCTTTTAAAAGACTGGCGTTGTTTATATTATTGATCTTACTGCTGGTCGCACCTCTTTGGACATTCTTAAAAGACTATCAAAAGTCACGAATCGTGGGGTTTTTAAATCCCCAAGAGGATCTCAGCGGAACGGGCTATAACACTTATCAATCAATAATTGCCGTGGGTTCTGGTGGGTTGTTAGGTCGCGGTTATGGAAGAGGGTCTCAATCACACCTAAGCTTTTTGCCCGAATACCACACCGATTTTGTTTTTGCCTCTTTTGCCGAGGAATGGGGGTTTATTTTTTGTCTTTTAGTTTTGGTGTGTTTTGCAATCTTATTTTTAACCATGCTTAAAATTGCGCAAAAAGCTAAATACTCTTTTTATAGCTTGCTAGCGTTTTCCTGTTTTATCTTGCTGTTTCTTCAAACTTACATTAATGTCTCGATGAATTTGGGTCTTTTTCCCGTAACGGGAGTTCCTCTGCCCTTTATGTCTTATGGAGGAAGCTCTTTGATTACAAGCTTCTGTCTGTTGGGATTGGTGAATAATTGTTACAAAAAAGAAACTGGTGGTTGAATCGATAACTAGCTTTTGATAATATGCCACCTATGTCTAACAAATTCGTTCTTCTAATCAATGGTGTACAGCATATTGCATCAATTGGTGATACCTTAGAAATTGACGGTAAAGCTGTTTCCGAAGCTAAAGTCTTGGCATCTTGGGATGACAAAAAAACCACCATCGGCAATCCTTATTTGGATAAGTTGATTCCAAATTTAGAAATACTAGAATCCTATCAGGGCGATAAGGTAATGGTTAGAAGGTTTAAATCCAAATCCCGATATAGAAAAACCAAGGGTCATAGACAAGACAAGTCAAAATTAAA
This window of the Patescibacteria group bacterium genome carries:
- the rplU gene encoding 50S ribosomal protein L21 — translated: MSNKFVLLINGVQHIASIGDTLEIDGKAVSEAKVLASWDDKKTTIGNPYLDKLIPNLEILESYQGDKVMVRRFKSKSRYRKTKGHRQDKSKLKVVSIDDVTS
- a CDS encoding rod shape-determining protein RodA — protein: MNPLKSFNPLLVLPVVIITTLGLAVLFSTSASLAFDQAQFLLIGIILFGAISFLDLDLLDKFSLPIFLVCLVINILPLFIGSEIRGSRRWIQIGDFGFQTSEVLKLGFAVFLSSNLSRLNINKPSLKLFFFIILTLISLVIVFLEPDLGTTGILFLSLLALVIFKGLSFKRLALFILLILLLVAPLWTFLKDYQKSRIVGFLNPQEDLSGTGYNTYQSIIAVGSGGLLGRGYGRGSQSHLSFLPEYHTDFVFASFAEEWGFIFCLLVLVCFAILFLTMLKIAQKAKYSFYSLLAFSCFILLFLQTYINVSMNLGLFPVTGVPLPFMSYGGSSLITSFCLLGLVNNCYKKETGG